Below is a genomic region from Xiphophorus hellerii strain 12219 chromosome 1, Xiphophorus_hellerii-4.1, whole genome shotgun sequence.
GCCGGCAGCCATGTTGGAGCAGCAGTAGCATGTGTGTTTCTACGGTCCTGTTAAAGCCATGTGAGCTCAGAGCCGGAGGCTGTCACTATCTCAGACGTACCTTAAATCTGTGAATCTGTGAAACGAGCGAATACGTTTCTGTGTTCTATACAGAGTTCAGCAGCTTTGTTCCAGATAACACTAATAACAGACTGCTTAATGATTAGATACCTGCCCTCAGAACAATGATCCTTAAAGGATTTATTTATACAATGTAATGTACATAAAGACTAACACTACTATgcattttcatcagtttttttttttttttcaataatgcacttgtttttgtaaatagtagCTGTAGTTGGTTAAAATGCTGAATTTTTGTGTGCAAACTGTTAGAAAATCTAAACATGTTGCTGATGGTACTTTTCTTTAGAGCAAACTGCAAAATAGAAAGCTTTTTTAAAGACACCTTGTGGTATgtggttcatttatttttgtatacaTTATTTATCTTGACACTTTTGTTCCTGAATAAACGACTTGAAACTCTAAAATGCTTACATATGCAAGCTCTTTATTATATTATGAAAAccaattacaaaacaaattacaaactgGATAGATGGGTGATGTGGCACAGAAGTGCTGCACATTTGAGCAAAGCATAAACTTGTAGCACTACAGCTCGTATTGAGCAATTTTACACTTTTGCTTTGGAAAATCTCCATGTACTTATTGAATGCAATTTGCAGTTTTATCAGAATTGATAGTAAAACACAGGCACTTGAACTTAAGTCTGtccaaaatattaattaatggCTGCGAGCAAAATGGAAGCATCAGTACATGTTTGACAAACATTATTAAATTCAGCCACACTGAAAAATGAGTTAAATCAAAATTATGTACAATGAACAAAAGTGTGTTATCGTCAAAAGTCTTTGAGTAATATTTGCTCTGCAGTGTTTAAATATGCAGACATTAAACCGGGAACTTCAGCAATTACTCAGGTGgaagtttctgatttttattacaaaactgattttcttttttaaaaaaggagagagCTGAAATGACAATTTAGATCGCATAACTACACTTTAAAAACCCCAATATTTACCCTATTTTCCCCAAATCCATAAGAttgctaaaaatatttctttactaTGCTCTACCTTTAGACCAAAAATGATCAACAAAATAGCAGCAGGAGCTTTGAAGGATCATACAACCCAGCAATTATAGGATCAACAGAGAACCGCCACCCGTATATGACAAAAATCGGGTTTGTTCTGCAGTTTGACTCAAAGAGGTGTTGTAGTGAAACTTGGTGAACAAGAATGTATTTTACCCTTGCCTGTACAgtcatgcaaaaaaacaaaagacattcCTTTTAAATCCAAAGGGTAACGGGGTCTAGctcacattttttcccccactttgGTGTCAGTTTTCGCTTAAGAATAATAAAACGGCACCGCTTGTGGTTTATCATGCAGTTTTCTACTCTTCGGTTTAGATTTAAGTTGTTTTAGAAGAAGTTTAAGGGAGAACCAGAAGGTgcaagctctttttttttttttgttagccACAGCTGCAGCAGGTAGGTGCAAATAAATTTcagcttaaaagaaaaaagaaaaagcacaaatattgcATCAACCACAAAGACAGCAAAGTCTAAAATCCCCAAAATTTGAAATACATCCATCAACTGtagatgtaaaataaagtatCTCATCCCTCGACATCAAATCAATTAGAATAAAATCACACTATTCCTTGGATAGGCTCGTTTGTCTCCATGTTGGAGAAGACCAAGTAGAGGAAGGCTGCCAGAGCCAGGAAGAAGACGAACTGGAGCCACAGGGGGATCAGGCGGGACGATTTCTGTGCCTTTGGTTTCTCTGGTTCCGACTTCATGGGCGTTGGTTTGGCGTACGAGTTGCTGCTGTAGGTGGACGGAGTGTCGTACATGTAGGGCCTGAAACATCAAGTCAGGATGCGGCTGAGAATTGGTCATGTGTTGAATTAAATCTCCAGAGCTACCGGgaatttacataataaaaagcTGGTTCATGACACGGTTAGACTAATTCAGTTTACAATTTAGTTTCCGTGCACTGATGTTCCTCACTGATCAGTTAAATGAAGTTAGGTAATTCATAAATGTGAAATCTGGGATTGGAGTTGAGAgtcgcaaaaacacaaactttggcAATGAATACAATTTATAAATGGTTTGAACTtgcatctttcttttttgcataaatgtaagaaaaatagTTTCCACAATCTCTTGAAACATGTCAGCAGATCATTCAGCTTGTAGGAGAGAGAGACTTTGCAGAGCTGCAGCCATTCAGGATTTCTAtgcaattttgaaaatgtatgaaattcACTTCAATCAATTTTCAGGTCTAGATAAGTATTGCGATTCATTGCctttcattttctaaataaaaatagtctCCTAATGCTTAATAAATGATGTAGTTTTAATTTAGTCAATGTAACTTtgacatttattacattttttcattttacatgtttttttccccacacacaCTGACtagattcaaaaataaaatgccaaatTACCACTACTTCAGACATTTTGGTTGAAAACAAATTGTCAACTGacacttttttgagtttttaccaAAAGTACAAAGACAAATTtcacaatgtttaaaaaaaataataataatcaaaaaaatcagcttttagtCCAGGAGATAAAGACTCTGAAATGAAGCTGATTCatctgcaactttttaaaaataaaacttgcttAAAGAAGTGCATCCAAATGgcacaaagtataaaatgacttaacattttttaaaataatttcagaataaCTGACACAGTATGGAAAGAATGCAACGGAGgtttgcagaagaaaaaaaaatgctacattaCAGCAGCTGAAGTGAGGGTAGGATATTTCACAGATGTACTTACTCATTAACCAAATCCCTTCCTCTGTATTCAGGCCTGGAACTTGAGTAGCTCGAGTAGGAAGTGCTGCAGTcatataaaagtaaaagattCAAAGggcttttgaaaaaaaaataaataaaaaaaatcccaatttcAGGAACCGCTGATTCTGACTTACTCATGTCCATATTCCCCCTCAGCCCATTCTCGTCTGGATCTCATGTAAGGCCCCCTATAGCAACAAGACAGACTGGTTTGTAATTGCTAGCCCGATTTAGTGAAGTAAATACAGttcaagaaagaaaacagagaaaccgACCCGTCTCCAGAGGTCTCACTTTTGGTCTGAAAGAAGATGGAAACAAACTGTAAGCACTGAAGTTAAACACAAGTGTTGGTGTGAAGACAGCACATCTACGCTATAAGCAGCTTCCACTGTTAAGCTACATGCAGAGCTGTTGTTCAGGGTGCTTGGCTCAAATTTTCAAAAGTAATCACATCGCTGActtttatctggaaaaaaatgttaaagtgcACTTTGCACCTTGTAAATAAGCAGTTCCACAAACACCTgagcagagggaggggagagATACTTACTGGTGTCTTGTAAACATAAGTGACTTCCTCCTCtgtaagaaaacacaaaaatcacattgaATATAAGGTTTTCCCACAAATATACTGTTCAGAAGTATCAGAGACTTCACTGTCTTGAATTTTCTAATGGATAATCATGTAGTAATGCTTAACATatgctgtagtttttacatTGATAGGTTGGTATAAAcacaacacttttgtttttgcacccATTGTGCATGAGTCCCAAAGACTTCATCCACATACACAAAAGGCCTCGTTCTTTCAAATATGGTTCACCAATCTGTCTTAATCTGGGTTAGTGAGCACTTCTCCCTTGCTGACATAATCTGTCACAGTCACATATCAAAATGAGGATTAGACAGTATGATGACTACACGAGAGTGTAGCCACAATAAAAGGCCACTCCAACCTGCAGTTTTACTAAATTGGGGGTTTCCAGATACTGAAAGCTATTCAGTATCTGGCGTGACTTAAATGTGACTCTGGTCAATAAACCAAACAGTCATCAATCAGGTTGATGATTGTGGCCTGTGGAATGATGGTGCCCTCCTCTTCACTGTAAGGTTCTTGGATATTTACAGGACCTGGAACATATTGTGGCATACGCCGATCCAGAGCATGGTGACAAGTCTGGTGAGTCTGCTGGTTGCAGAAGAACTGGGGTGTTTTCAGCTTCCAGGGATTGTGTACAGTTCCTTGCAAAATGGAGTCATCAATTACCATCTCCAACATGAGGTTGTGGATGCATGGTCCAACAACTGGATCTTGACATTGTATCTGTTATTGTATCAATAAAATGCAACCGACCCATACCATAACCCCACCATCACGATGGTGCCTCTCCATCAATCCAGCTCCAAACATCTTTTCCATTGATTATAACAGCATCAGATGTATCATGTGTCAGATTCCCAACTCCAATAGCTGTCTATATGGCCAGCcaaagatttaaagaggagtggcaaaagcaaatgggGTGGATTAGCAGTTGTTGCCAACAAACCTAAAGTGTATATCAGTAGATTATATTTCCTTTTCGGGGTTAATACAGTAATTTTAATTAACTGAACTTTTTGAGAGAGATCGATATTTAGATGGCCCACTGCAATACTGTGGTGCATTTGGATGCATCGTGCAGCCCTGAAAAGTACCAAGAAAAACCTGTGATAAGAGAATTCAACTTTTACTACGTCAAACCTTATGGACCCAGCgtataaaactaaatgagtCTATAAAGGACTGTTTACCCTCCTCTCTGTAATAGGTTTTATCAGATGATGGTTTAGCTTTCTTCCCCTTGGCCATGGCTTCCTTCAGCTTCTTCACATACAGATTCCTGGTAGTTCCTGAGAGCACGAACAGACATCACACACAAACCAACATTAGCAATGATGAGCAAGCCTGCAAATCACACAGAAACACTTCAGGGGTAGAAACTTCAcacagacagacggacggacggacggacaggaGGCCTGCCGAGGTCCACTGACGGTGATTCACTCACCAACCACAGGTCCATGTTTGATCCCGTACTCATCCAGCAGGTCGCTGATTTCCTGCGGAGACTTGTTATCCAGCGAAGCCATTTCGATCTATTTTACACGGTTTctgtctttggttaaaattgGCTATTTTTTTCGAATTTGTTGGCGGTTAAGAG
It encodes:
- the LOC116726176 gene encoding emerin yields the protein MASLDNKSPQEISDLLDEYGIKHGPVVGTTRNLYVKKLKEAMAKGKKAKPSSDKTYYREEEEEVTYVYKTPTKSETSGDGGPYMRSRREWAEGEYGHDTSYSSYSSSRPEYRGRDLVNEPYMYDTPSTYSSNSYAKPTPMKSEPEKPKAQKSSRLIPLWLQFVFFLALAAFLYLVFSNMETNEPIQGIV